The following proteins are encoded in a genomic region of Bosea beijingensis:
- the mmsB gene encoding 3-hydroxyisobutyrate dehydrogenase — MTNIAFIGLGNMGGPMAGNLVKAGHSVKAFDLVQASKDAAAELGVGIAGSAKEAVADAEIVVTMLPAGKHVLAVWADILPAVKSGTLLIDSSTIDVESARKAHALAAERGCLSLDAPVSGGTGGAKGATLTLMVGGSEDAFAKGEPILAKMGRKIVHCGGAGNGQAAKICNNMILGISMIGVSEAFVLGEKLGLSHQALFDVASTSSGQCWSLTTYCPVPGPVPTSPANNEYKPGFASALMLKDLKLSQEAAQAAGASTPLGAAAAQLFGLHNAWGEGGTDFSGIIHLLRGRGQA, encoded by the coding sequence ATGACCAACATCGCCTTCATCGGTCTCGGCAACATGGGCGGCCCGATGGCCGGGAACCTCGTCAAGGCCGGGCATAGCGTCAAAGCCTTCGATCTCGTGCAGGCCTCGAAGGATGCCGCCGCCGAGCTAGGCGTCGGCATCGCAGGTTCCGCCAAGGAGGCCGTGGCCGATGCAGAAATCGTCGTCACGATGCTGCCGGCCGGCAAGCATGTGCTCGCGGTCTGGGCCGATATCCTGCCGGCCGTGAAATCCGGCACGCTGCTGATCGATTCCTCGACGATCGATGTCGAGAGCGCCCGCAAGGCCCATGCGCTGGCGGCCGAGCGCGGCTGCCTCTCGCTCGACGCCCCGGTTTCGGGCGGCACAGGCGGCGCCAAGGGCGCGACGCTGACCTTGATGGTCGGCGGCAGCGAGGATGCCTTCGCCAAGGGCGAGCCGATCCTCGCCAAGATGGGGCGCAAGATCGTGCATTGCGGCGGCGCCGGCAACGGCCAGGCGGCCAAGATCTGCAACAACATGATCCTGGGCATCTCAATGATCGGCGTCTCCGAGGCCTTCGTGCTGGGCGAGAAGCTCGGCCTGTCGCATCAGGCGCTGTTCGATGTCGCCTCGACCTCGTCGGGCCAGTGCTGGTCGCTGACGACCTATTGCCCGGTGCCCGGCCCGGTGCCAACCTCGCCCGCCAATAACGAGTACAAGCCGGGCTTCGCCTCGGCGCTGATGCTGAAAGACCTGAAGCTTTCGCAGGAAGCGGCGCAGGCCGCGGGCGCCTCCACCCCGCTGGGCGCGGCCGCGGCGCAGCTCTTCGGACTGCACAATGCCTGGGGCGAAGGCGGCACGGATTTCTCCGGCATCATCCACCTTCTGCGCGGACGCGGGCAGGCGTGA
- a CDS encoding prephenate dehydratase, translating to MSFVVSYQGEPGAFSSQAALQVFPDCELLPCATFEDALSAVSDGKARYGMIPIDNSIAGRVADIHHLLPRSGLHIIGEHFLPIRFHLMAAKGGTLATIQTVQSHIHALGQCRKIIRKLGLKAEVAADTAGSARQVAEANDPTRAAIAPRIAAEVYGLDILMEDIEDEKHNTTRFVVLSKYPEYARQGGARTVTTLMFRVRNIPAALYKAMGGFATNGINMTKLESYMVDGHFSATMFYADVEGHPDDPALRRALDELSYFSKEMKIMGVYPANDFRSTIEEAGE from the coding sequence ATGTCCTTCGTCGTGTCTTATCAGGGTGAACCCGGGGCCTTCTCCTCGCAGGCTGCCCTCCAGGTGTTTCCGGACTGCGAGCTCCTGCCTTGCGCCACGTTTGAGGATGCGCTTTCGGCCGTCAGCGACGGCAAGGCCCGCTACGGCATGATCCCGATCGACAACTCGATCGCCGGCCGCGTCGCCGATATCCACCACCTGCTGCCGCGCTCGGGCCTGCACATCATCGGCGAGCACTTCCTGCCGATCCGCTTCCATCTGATGGCGGCGAAGGGTGGGACGCTCGCCACGATCCAGACCGTCCAGAGCCATATCCATGCGCTCGGCCAGTGCCGCAAGATCATCCGCAAGCTCGGCCTCAAGGCCGAGGTCGCCGCCGACACCGCCGGCTCCGCCCGCCAGGTCGCCGAGGCCAACGATCCGACGCGCGCGGCCATCGCCCCGCGTATCGCGGCCGAGGTCTATGGCCTCGACATCCTGATGGAGGATATCGAGGACGAGAAGCACAACACCACGCGCTTCGTCGTGCTTTCGAAATATCCGGAATATGCCCGCCAGGGCGGCGCCAGGACCGTCACGACGCTGATGTTCCGTGTCCGCAACATCCCGGCTGCGCTCTACAAGGCGATGGGCGGCTTCGCCACCAACGGCATCAACATGACCAAGTTGGAAAGCTACATGGTCGACGGCCATTTCTCGGCGACGATGTTCTATGCCGATGTCGAGGGCCATCCCGACGACCCGGCGCTGCGGCGCGCCCTCGACGAGCTCTCCTATTTCTCGAAGGAGATGAAGATCATGGGCGTCTATCCTGCCAACGACTTCCGCTCGACGATCGAGGAAGCCGGCGAGTGA
- the nudC gene encoding NAD(+) diphosphatase, with protein sequence MNDALPRRERSSFTGFAINRLDRREDLRNKSDAVTALRRRSDTRIAVVAGETPILKRLDGEAVTVWFSHGETEMLGPAAEEIFMGMAEDGAPRFGRLIDKALAEPLKERAELFVTDLRSVALKRIVPEDEVGPLGEAKAVLDWHARHRFCAQCGGQTVAGASGWRRECTACGALHFPRTDPVVIMLVTRGDACLLARQARFAPGSYSCIAGFVEPGETLEDAVRRESWEEAGLRVGAVRYLASQPWPFPSSIMVGCIAEALGDEITLDMTELEDGRWFPRAEVLQMLEGKHPDGLSCPQHIAIANTLLRAWALDGERI encoded by the coding sequence ATGAACGACGCTCTGCCTCGCCGCGAACGCTCCTCCTTCACCGGCTTCGCGATCAACCGGCTCGACCGGCGCGAAGACCTGCGCAACAAGTCCGATGCGGTGACGGCACTCCGCCGCCGCTCGGACACGCGGATCGCGGTCGTCGCCGGCGAGACGCCGATCCTGAAGCGCCTCGACGGCGAGGCGGTGACGGTCTGGTTCAGCCATGGCGAGACCGAGATGCTCGGCCCGGCGGCCGAAGAAATCTTCATGGGAATGGCCGAGGACGGAGCGCCCCGTTTCGGTCGCCTCATCGATAAGGCGCTCGCCGAGCCGTTGAAGGAGCGGGCCGAGCTGTTCGTCACCGACCTGCGCTCGGTCGCACTGAAGCGCATCGTGCCGGAGGACGAGGTCGGGCCGCTCGGCGAGGCCAAGGCGGTGCTCGACTGGCATGCCCGGCATCGCTTCTGCGCCCAGTGCGGCGGGCAGACCGTGGCCGGCGCTTCCGGCTGGCGGCGTGAATGCACCGCCTGCGGCGCGCTGCATTTCCCGCGCACCGACCCGGTCGTGATCATGCTGGTGACGCGCGGCGATGCCTGCCTGCTGGCGCGCCAGGCCCGGTTCGCGCCGGGCTCGTATTCCTGCATCGCCGGTTTCGTCGAGCCGGGCGAGACGCTGGAGGACGCGGTCAGGCGCGAGAGCTGGGAAGAGGCCGGGCTCAGGGTCGGCGCCGTCCGCTACCTCGCCTCGCAGCCCTGGCCCTTCCCGTCCTCGATCATGGTCGGCTGCATCGCCGAGGCGCTGGGCGACGAGATCACGCTCGACATGACCGAACTCGAAGATGGCCGCTGGTTCCCGCGCGCGGAGGTGCTGCAGATGCTGGAGGGCAAGCATCCCGACGGGCTGAGCTGCCCGCAACATATCGCCATCGCCAACACGCTGTTGCGGGCCTGGGCGCTGGACGGCGAACGGATCTAG
- a CDS encoding PaaI family thioesterase, with the protein MTSDLHAIEERIRSSFAKQGLMATLGASLGTVAPGRIEIVLRPSPAVSQQHGFVHAGAVSAIADSAAGYAALSLMPPGRGVLTTEFKINLVAPAMGERIVARGEVVKSGRTLTLAQAKVFAEPGGQEKLVALLTATLMAIEGQVGVSD; encoded by the coding sequence ATGACCTCTGATCTGCATGCGATCGAGGAGCGCATCCGATCGAGCTTCGCCAAGCAGGGCCTGATGGCGACGCTGGGAGCCAGTCTCGGCACCGTGGCACCGGGACGGATCGAGATCGTCCTGAGGCCCAGCCCGGCCGTGTCCCAGCAGCACGGCTTCGTCCATGCGGGTGCGGTCAGTGCCATCGCCGATTCCGCGGCAGGCTATGCGGCCTTGAGCCTGATGCCGCCCGGGCGCGGCGTGCTGACGACGGAGTTCAAGATCAATCTCGTCGCGCCGGCGATGGGCGAGCGGATCGTCGCGCGCGGCGAGGTGGTGAAGAGCGGCCGGACACTGACGCTGGCCCAGGCCAAGGTGTTCGCCGAGCCCGGCGGACAGGAGAAGCTCGTCGCCCTGCTGACCGCGACATTGATGGCCATCGAGGGCCAGGTGGGCGTCAGCGACTGA
- a CDS encoding ABC transporter substrate-binding protein: protein MQRKALSAFILAAGLAAAPQVLAAEGKLVLYTSQPNTDAQQTIDAFKAKYPKVEVSFVRDGTPRVMAKLKAEFEAGAPQADVLLIADAVTMEGLKKEGRLLAHDKADVTAYPAGIHDPQKMWFATKLITTGIVYNTKAAMKPASWTDLVKPEAKNQLAMPSPLNSGAALIHTITLTSNLKEGWGFYEKLKENGTLAAGANGDILRQVATGEKLYGMIVDFMPIREKAKGAPVEFVFPSEGVSAVSEPVAILKSSKNPEAAKAFIDFLLSKDGQELALKQGYVAAHPEVALPAGYPARSAIKLMSFDAAKALTDETTARKRFGSIFE from the coding sequence ATGCAGCGCAAGGCCTTGAGCGCCTTCATTCTCGCGGCCGGCCTTGCGGCTGCGCCGCAGGTCCTCGCCGCCGAGGGCAAGCTGGTGCTCTATACCAGCCAGCCCAATACCGACGCCCAGCAGACGATCGACGCCTTCAAGGCGAAATACCCGAAGGTCGAGGTCTCCTTCGTCCGCGACGGCACGCCGCGCGTCATGGCGAAGCTCAAGGCCGAGTTCGAGGCCGGCGCGCCGCAGGCCGACGTGCTGCTCATCGCCGATGCCGTGACTATGGAAGGCCTGAAGAAGGAAGGCCGCCTGCTCGCCCATGACAAGGCAGATGTCACGGCCTATCCGGCCGGCATCCACGATCCCCAGAAGATGTGGTTCGCGACCAAGCTGATCACCACCGGCATCGTCTACAACACGAAGGCCGCGATGAAGCCCGCGAGCTGGACCGATCTCGTCAAGCCGGAGGCGAAGAACCAGTTGGCCATGCCGAGCCCGCTGAACTCGGGCGCCGCGCTGATCCACACGATCACGCTCACCAGTAATCTCAAAGAAGGCTGGGGCTTCTACGAAAAGCTCAAGGAGAACGGTACGCTCGCCGCCGGCGCCAATGGCGACATCCTGCGCCAGGTCGCGACCGGCGAGAAGCTCTACGGCATGATTGTCGACTTCATGCCGATCCGCGAGAAGGCCAAGGGCGCTCCGGTCGAGTTCGTCTTCCCGAGCGAGGGCGTCTCGGCGGTCAGCGAACCGGTCGCGATCCTGAAGAGCAGCAAGAACCCGGAAGCCGCCAAGGCCTTCATCGACTTCCTGCTCTCCAAGGACGGCCAGGAGCTCGCGCTGAAGCAGGGCTACGTCGCGGCTCATCCGGAGGTCGCCCTGCCGGCTGGCTATCCCGCCCGCAGCGCGATCAAGCTGATGAGCTTCGACGCCGCCAAGGCGCTGACCGACGAGACCACCGCCCGCAAGCGCTTCGGATCGATCTTCGAGTGA
- a CDS encoding ABC transporter permease — MTLALVRNGRREPAIAAPLAPRIRLPEGWGLPALVVAVALLLGGLPFFRLVAAAFAPGWQFAPAEAFAEMTSRAAVTATWHTLETASLSALGALFVGGIVALALGVTDVRGKRPLAFAFVFSMMIAPQVAALAFLSLLAPNSPILSLIGLAPPPGTPNPLLGRGGIILVMALHHAPLVAITLWTGLRSIPQSLIEAAQMEGAAPATVTARIVIPVLRPQIIAAGLIAFVAGVGNFGIPALLGLPVNYLTLPTLIYRRLSSFGPSSLGETAALAVLVGIVAALGIVAAALAARNQRGKVEIERPLEPYWLLGPARPLVAAGLWLLLTLKLGLPLLALLSEALTPALGVALSWQTLTFDKFTEVLFRQTVTMRAFRNSLLFAGSAALILAIVAIVFAYALERRLGKLRRAVELMIELPYALPGIVLAIACILIFLKPLPLIGISIYGTPFIILFAYLARFLPLALKAPVAAMAQIEAHHEDAAKLDGAGLTQMLRFVVAPILAPAAAVSALMVFLVAFNELTVSALLWSSGTETLGVVLFSLKEAGLAGEAAAVAISACAVILAVMLALDLIGRNRQHNILPWRI, encoded by the coding sequence ATGACGCTGGCCCTCGTCCGAAATGGCCGGCGGGAGCCCGCGATCGCGGCCCCGCTGGCTCCACGCATCCGTCTGCCGGAAGGCTGGGGCCTGCCGGCGCTCGTCGTCGCGGTTGCGCTGCTGCTGGGCGGCCTCCCCTTCTTCCGGCTGGTCGCGGCTGCCTTCGCGCCCGGCTGGCAATTCGCGCCGGCCGAAGCCTTCGCCGAGATGACGAGCCGTGCAGCGGTGACCGCGACCTGGCATACGCTGGAGACGGCCTCGCTCTCGGCGCTCGGCGCTCTCTTCGTCGGCGGAATCGTCGCGCTGGCGCTCGGCGTCACCGATGTCAGGGGCAAACGCCCGCTGGCCTTCGCCTTCGTCTTCTCGATGATGATCGCGCCGCAGGTGGCAGCGCTGGCCTTCCTCAGCCTGCTCGCGCCGAACTCGCCGATACTCTCGCTGATCGGGCTCGCGCCGCCACCGGGCACGCCGAACCCGCTGCTCGGGCGCGGCGGCATCATCCTCGTCATGGCGCTGCATCATGCGCCGCTCGTCGCTATCACGCTCTGGACCGGCCTGCGCAGCATCCCGCAATCGCTGATCGAGGCCGCGCAGATGGAAGGCGCCGCGCCGGCGACCGTCACGGCGCGGATCGTCATTCCGGTGCTGCGGCCGCAGATCATCGCCGCCGGGCTGATCGCCTTCGTCGCGGGCGTCGGCAATTTCGGGATTCCGGCCCTGCTCGGCCTGCCGGTGAACTATCTGACGCTGCCGACGCTGATCTACCGCCGGCTGTCGAGCTTCGGCCCGTCGAGCCTCGGCGAGACGGCGGCGCTGGCCGTGCTCGTCGGCATCGTCGCGGCGCTCGGCATCGTCGCGGCCGCGCTCGCCGCCCGCAACCAGCGCGGCAAGGTCGAGATCGAGCGCCCGCTGGAGCCCTACTGGCTGCTCGGCCCGGCCCGTCCGCTCGTCGCGGCCGGGCTCTGGCTGCTGCTCACCCTGAAGCTCGGGCTACCACTGCTGGCCCTGCTGAGCGAAGCGCTGACGCCGGCACTGGGCGTCGCTCTCTCCTGGCAGACGCTGACCTTCGACAAATTCACGGAAGTTCTGTTCCGGCAGACCGTGACCATGCGCGCCTTCCGCAATTCGCTGCTCTTCGCCGGCAGCGCCGCGTTGATCCTCGCCATCGTCGCGATCGTCTTCGCCTATGCGCTGGAAAGGCGGCTCGGCAAGCTCCGGCGAGCGGTCGAGCTGATGATCGAACTGCCCTATGCCCTGCCCGGCATCGTGCTCGCCATCGCCTGCATCCTGATCTTCCTGAAGCCGCTGCCGCTGATCGGCATCAGCATCTACGGCACGCCCTTCATCATCCTCTTCGCCTATCTCGCCCGCTTCCTGCCGCTGGCGCTGAAGGCGCCGGTCGCGGCGATGGCCCAGATCGAGGCGCATCACGAGGATGCCGCGAAGCTCGACGGCGCCGGCCTCACGCAGATGCTGCGCTTCGTCGTGGCGCCGATCCTGGCGCCGGCCGCGGCGGTCTCGGCGCTGATGGTCTTCCTCGTCGCCTTCAACGAACTCACCGTCTCGGCCCTGCTCTGGTCCTCGGGCACGGAGACGCTCGGCGTCGTGCTGTTCAGCCTCAAGGAAGCTGGCCTCGCCGGCGAAGCTGCCGCTGTGGCGATCAGCGCCTGCGCGGTCATCCTCGCCGTCATGCTGGCGCTCGATCTGATCGGCCGCAACCGGCAGCACAACATCCTGCCCTGGCGGATTTGA
- a CDS encoding CoA-acylating methylmalonate-semialdehyde dehydrogenase, with the protein MRQVGHFIGGKHVAGTSGRTADIYQPMDGTIIGKVALASAAELDAAVQNAAEAQPKWAAVNPQRRARVLMKFLDLIAQNNDELAELLAREHGKTIPDAKGDIQRGVEVIEYSLGVPGLMKGEYTDGAGPGIDIYSMRQPLGVCAGITPFNFPAMIPLWKLGPAIACGNAFILKPSERDPGVPMRLAELFIEAGGPPGILNVVNGDKESVDAILDNPEIKAVGFVGSTPIAEYIYSRGCANGKRVQCFGGAKNHMIIMPDADMDQTVDALIGAGYGSAGERCMAISVAVPVGKGTADELVKRLIPRVESLKIGPSTDVNADYGPVVTKAAMEKIKQYVDVGVQEGAKLLVDGRDFKMQGYENGFYVGGCLFDNVTKDMRIYKEEIFGPVLSVLRADTYEEALKLTNDHEYGNGTAIFTRDGDAARDFASKVQVGMVGINLPIPVPLAYYTFGGWKRSSFGDLNQHGPDSIRFYTKTKTVTARWPSGIKDGASFVIPTMN; encoded by the coding sequence ATGCGTCAGGTTGGGCATTTCATCGGCGGCAAGCATGTCGCGGGCACCTCGGGCCGCACGGCCGACATCTACCAGCCGATGGACGGCACGATCATCGGCAAGGTCGCCCTCGCTTCGGCGGCCGAACTCGACGCCGCCGTGCAGAACGCCGCCGAGGCGCAGCCGAAATGGGCCGCGGTCAATCCGCAGCGCCGTGCCCGCGTGCTGATGAAGTTCCTCGACCTGATCGCGCAGAACAACGACGAGCTCGCCGAGCTCCTCGCCCGCGAGCACGGCAAGACCATTCCAGACGCCAAGGGCGACATCCAGCGCGGCGTCGAGGTGATCGAGTACTCGCTCGGCGTGCCCGGCCTGATGAAGGGCGAATACACCGACGGCGCCGGCCCCGGCATCGACATCTACTCGATGCGCCAGCCGCTCGGCGTCTGCGCCGGCATCACCCCGTTCAACTTCCCGGCGATGATACCGCTCTGGAAGCTCGGCCCCGCGATCGCCTGCGGCAACGCCTTCATCCTGAAGCCCTCCGAGCGTGATCCCGGCGTGCCGATGCGCCTTGCCGAGCTGTTCATCGAGGCGGGCGGCCCTCCCGGCATCCTCAACGTCGTCAACGGCGACAAGGAATCGGTCGACGCCATCCTCGACAATCCCGAGATCAAGGCGGTCGGCTTCGTCGGCTCGACCCCGATCGCGGAGTACATCTACAGCCGCGGCTGCGCCAACGGTAAGCGCGTGCAGTGCTTCGGCGGCGCCAAGAACCACATGATCATCATGCCCGACGCCGACATGGACCAGACGGTCGATGCACTGATCGGCGCCGGCTACGGCTCCGCCGGCGAGCGCTGCATGGCGATCTCGGTCGCCGTCCCCGTCGGCAAGGGCACCGCCGACGAGCTGGTCAAGCGCCTGATCCCGCGCGTCGAGAGCCTGAAGATCGGCCCGTCGACCGACGTCAACGCCGATTACGGCCCGGTCGTCACCAAGGCGGCGATGGAGAAGATCAAGCAGTACGTCGATGTCGGCGTCCAGGAAGGCGCCAAACTCCTGGTCGACGGCCGCGACTTCAAGATGCAGGGCTACGAGAACGGCTTCTATGTCGGCGGCTGCCTGTTCGACAACGTCACCAAGGACATGCGCATCTACAAGGAAGAGATCTTCGGGCCGGTGCTCTCGGTGCTGCGCGCCGACACCTATGAAGAGGCGCTGAAGCTCACCAACGACCACGAATACGGCAACGGCACCGCGATCTTCACCCGCGATGGCGACGCGGCGCGCGACTTCGCCTCGAAGGTCCAGGTCGGCATGGTCGGCATCAACCTGCCGATCCCGGTTCCGCTGGCCTATTACACCTTCGGCGGCTGGAAGCGTTCCTCCTTCGGCGACCTCAACCAGCACGGCCCGGACTCGATCCGCTTCTACACCAAGACCAAGACGGTGACGGCGCGCTGGCCGAGCGGTATCAAGGACGGTGCGAGCTTCGTCATCCCGACGATGAACTGA
- a CDS encoding isobutyryl-CoA dehydrogenase: MAQDFAAETLAPHAARWDEEKHFPVEEMRAAAALGMGGIYIRDDVGGSGLTRLDAALIFEALSTGCPTVAAYISIHNMCAWMIDRYGSDEQRQRFLPKLCTMEHLASYCLTEPGAGSDAAALKTKAVLDGDHYVLDGQKQFISGAGVSDIYVVMARTGEAGPGGISTIVVEKDTPGLSFGANEKKMGWNAQPTRAVILENCRVPVANRLGPEGIGFKIAMAGLDGGRLNIGACSLGGAQGALDRSLAYARERKAFGSAIADFQALQFKLADMATELEAARSLLWRAAAALDAKTPDATKLCAMAKRIATDTGFEVANHALQIHGGYGYLADYGIEKIVRDLRVHQILEGTNEVMRMIVARGLVGRSKGN, encoded by the coding sequence ATGGCGCAGGACTTCGCCGCCGAGACACTGGCACCCCATGCCGCGCGCTGGGACGAGGAGAAGCATTTTCCGGTCGAGGAGATGCGCGCCGCCGCGGCGCTCGGCATGGGCGGCATCTATATCCGCGACGATGTCGGCGGCTCCGGCCTGACCCGGCTCGATGCGGCGCTGATCTTCGAGGCGCTCTCGACCGGCTGCCCGACGGTCGCCGCCTATATCTCGATCCACAACATGTGCGCCTGGATGATCGACCGCTACGGCTCCGACGAGCAGCGCCAGCGCTTCCTGCCGAAGCTCTGCACCATGGAGCATCTGGCGAGCTACTGCCTGACCGAGCCCGGCGCCGGCTCCGACGCCGCCGCGCTGAAGACCAAGGCCGTGCTCGACGGCGACCACTATGTCCTCGACGGGCAGAAGCAGTTCATCTCGGGCGCCGGGGTCTCCGACATCTATGTCGTGATGGCGCGGACCGGCGAGGCCGGCCCCGGCGGCATCTCGACCATCGTCGTCGAGAAGGACACGCCCGGCCTGTCCTTCGGCGCCAACGAGAAGAAGATGGGCTGGAACGCCCAGCCGACGCGCGCCGTGATCCTCGAGAACTGCCGCGTGCCGGTGGCGAACCGGCTCGGCCCGGAGGGGATCGGCTTCAAGATCGCCATGGCCGGGCTCGATGGCGGACGGCTCAATATCGGCGCCTGCTCGCTCGGTGGGGCGCAGGGCGCGCTCGACCGCTCGCTCGCCTATGCCAGGGAGCGCAAGGCCTTCGGCTCGGCCATCGCCGATTTCCAGGCCCTGCAGTTCAAGCTCGCCGACATGGCAACCGAGCTGGAGGCGGCCCGCAGCCTGCTCTGGCGCGCGGCGGCGGCGCTCGACGCCAAGACGCCGGATGCGACCAAGCTCTGCGCCATGGCCAAGCGCATCGCCACCGATACCGGCTTCGAGGTCGCCAATCACGCCCTGCAGATCCATGGCGGCTACGGCTATCTCGCCGATTACGGCATCGAGAAGATCGTCCGCGACCTGCGCGTCCACCAGATCCTCGAAGGCACCAACGAAGTCATGCGCATGATCGTCGCGCGCGGGCTGGTCGGCCGGTCGAAGGGGAATTGA
- a CDS encoding LysR family transcriptional regulator — MERFDWDDLRFFLAVARSGRLTAAARRLGADHATVSRRITSLEEALKAKLFERRPQGYTLTAHGERLLAKAESMETEALAIQSDIGGADMALSGTVRIGAPDGFGTSFLASRLALFAKSYPGLEIQLIAMPRLLSLSKREADVAITLAPPKEGKVVARKLSDYRLGLYASPEYLASMPPVTKPEDLFEHRIIGYIDDLIFSPELDYLDEVAKGLRAHVQSSSVIAQMNAVVAGAGIGVIHHFMAEGEKRLVPVLPETVSITRSFWLLVHADLKDVARVRAIVDFIVRETKASRALLMGEPRAEPRIAAE, encoded by the coding sequence TTGGAGCGCTTCGACTGGGATGACCTCCGCTTTTTTCTCGCCGTGGCGCGTTCCGGGCGCCTGACCGCCGCCGCGCGCCGGCTCGGCGCCGATCACGCCACCGTCTCGCGCCGCATCACCTCGCTGGAGGAGGCGCTCAAGGCCAAGCTCTTCGAGCGCCGCCCGCAAGGCTACACGCTGACCGCCCACGGCGAGCGCCTGCTTGCCAAGGCCGAGAGCATGGAGACAGAGGCGCTCGCGATCCAGAGCGATATCGGCGGTGCCGACATGGCCTTGTCCGGCACCGTCAGGATCGGTGCGCCCGACGGCTTCGGCACATCCTTCCTGGCCTCGCGGCTGGCGCTGTTCGCGAAATCCTATCCCGGCCTGGAGATCCAGCTCATCGCCATGCCGCGCCTGCTTTCGCTGTCGAAGCGCGAGGCCGATGTCGCGATCACGCTCGCCCCGCCCAAGGAAGGCAAGGTCGTGGCCCGCAAGCTCTCGGATTACCGTCTCGGGCTCTATGCCTCACCGGAATACCTGGCCTCGATGCCGCCGGTGACCAAGCCCGAGGATCTCTTCGAGCACCGCATCATCGGCTATATCGACGACCTCATCTTTTCGCCCGAGCTCGATTATCTCGACGAGGTCGCCAAGGGCCTGCGCGCCCATGTCCAGAGTTCAAGCGTCATCGCCCAGATGAACGCCGTGGTGGCCGGCGCGGGCATCGGCGTGATCCATCACTTCATGGCGGAAGGCGAGAAGCGGCTCGTGCCTGTCCTGCCCGAGACGGTCTCGATCACCCGGTCTTTCTGGCTGCTCGTCCATGCCGACCTGAAGGATGTCGCGCGGGTTCGCGCCATCGTCGATTTCATCGTGCGCGAGACGAAGGCCTCGCGCGCCCTCCTGATGGGTGAGCCGCGGGCCGAGCCGCGCATCGCGGCGGAGTAG
- a CDS encoding GGDEF domain-containing response regulator, whose translation MGAHQTLQARPESVPDDRQILVIEDSRTFSLALRQLLQAETGLPVTTCASLKEVSDQIIAAPGAYAIAVVDLNLPDAPRGEALDWTVTHGIPSVVFTATFDLATRGRIMEREVIDYVLKDNEFALPNIVGTVKRALNNRNTRILVVDDTRTTRKVLARMLSIQQYAVVEAGSGQEALAILDSNPDIQLVVSDYYMPDMDGFELARRIRRQHTGVRVLGISSSTDRQTSAGFLKAGAHDFVSRPFVLEELQCRIASNVEVLDQLRQLRDLAARDFLTGLFNRRHFFARGRQLVCEAREMGLPISVAILDIDHFKRLNDRHGHDGGDQALTAVARTLGMMAERGFNLLARIGGEEFAIIFPGADLAEAERLCGDIRAAIADTSLVINGESLPLTVSIGVAALAPDALLETCLGQADEALYAAKQDGRDRVRTAA comes from the coding sequence ATGGGTGCCCATCAGACCTTGCAGGCCAGACCAGAGTCGGTGCCGGACGACCGGCAAATCCTCGTCATCGAGGATTCGCGAACCTTCTCGCTCGCCCTACGCCAGCTCCTTCAGGCCGAAACCGGGCTGCCGGTCACGACCTGCGCATCCCTGAAAGAGGTCAGCGACCAGATCATCGCCGCGCCCGGCGCCTATGCGATCGCCGTCGTCGACCTCAACCTGCCGGACGCCCCGCGCGGCGAGGCGCTCGACTGGACCGTGACGCACGGCATTCCGTCAGTCGTCTTCACCGCGACCTTCGATCTTGCCACGCGCGGGCGGATCATGGAGCGCGAGGTCATCGACTACGTCCTGAAGGACAACGAGTTCGCCCTTCCCAACATCGTCGGCACGGTCAAGCGGGCGCTGAACAATCGCAATACCCGCATCCTCGTCGTCGACGACACCCGCACGACCCGCAAGGTGCTCGCGCGGATGCTGTCGATCCAGCAATACGCGGTGGTCGAGGCCGGGTCCGGGCAGGAAGCGCTGGCGATCCTCGACAGCAATCCCGATATCCAGCTCGTCGTCAGCGACTATTACATGCCCGACATGGACGGTTTCGAGCTGGCGCGGCGCATCCGCCGCCAGCACACGGGCGTGCGCGTCCTCGGCATCTCGTCCTCGACCGACCGCCAGACCTCGGCCGGTTTCCTCAAGGCCGGCGCGCATGATTTCGTCTCGCGCCCTTTCGTGCTGGAGGAGCTGCAATGCCGCATCGCCTCCAATGTCGAGGTGCTCGACCAGCTCAGGCAATTGCGGGACCTCGCCGCGCGCGACTTCCTGACCGGACTGTTCAACCGCCGCCATTTCTTCGCGCGGGGGCGGCAGCTCGTCTGCGAGGCGCGCGAGATGGGTCTGCCGATCTCGGTCGCCATTCTCGACATCGATCATTTCAAGCGGCTCAACGACCGACACGGCCATGATGGCGGCGACCAGGCCCTGACCGCGGTCGCAAGGACGCTCGGCATGATGGCGGAGCGCGGCTTCAACCTGCTAGCCCGCATCGGCGGCGAGGAATTCGCCATCATCTTCCCCGGCGCCGACCTCGCCGAGGCCGAACGCCTGTGCGGCGACATCCGGGCAGCCATCGCGGATACGTCCCTCGTCATCAACGGGGAATCGCTGCCGCTCACCGTCTCGATCGGCGTCGCCGCCCTCGCGCCCGATGCCTTGCTCGAGACCTGTCTCGGCCAGGCGGACGAGGCGCTTTACGCCGCCAAGCAGGATGGGCGCGACAGGGTTCGCACCGCGGCCTGA